A genomic region of Phragmitibacter flavus contains the following coding sequences:
- a CDS encoding glycosyltransferase family 9 protein, with amino-acid sequence MANDSVTTRERWRAEIKKRVGGFLDIKSLRSLFVMVPGVSGDVCLTTPLLRHVKEQNPDCHVTFVTNEVTFGVAKLCPYIDEIALLPSAKVHNFSRNWLVEHFAGRADAVIYPNCVRQDVDLLETYNAVEVIWLIAGIEGGVPEEGVRFWLDVPGPRRSIEEVLRTCTGHGLTYPLVKKRLTTLANGVMMVARRAMFDRTHLPIAIKHVRHELSKWAKPAPAKRLKPMEGSRYVLLGTGAKSLRAPTPELINEMVRMLSEAGFTVLHNVLDPFEAAPDTIPLLCSHEEFLRLRLAGVPFVGWRSGLCDIAAAAPAPMCVLYPAVDNYARPPMELFGFKSMKVQCNCQEFICEGISDLRDPAMLQFLEEIKES; translated from the coding sequence ATGGCCAATGATTCCGTAACCACTCGCGAGAGATGGCGTGCGGAGATAAAAAAACGCGTCGGGGGATTCCTCGACATCAAAAGCCTGCGCTCGTTGTTTGTCATGGTTCCAGGGGTTAGTGGCGATGTTTGTCTGACCACGCCCTTGCTGCGTCATGTAAAAGAACAGAATCCCGATTGCCATGTTACCTTCGTTACGAACGAGGTGACCTTTGGGGTTGCCAAATTGTGTCCGTATATTGACGAGATCGCGCTGCTGCCATCGGCAAAAGTCCATAACTTCAGCCGCAACTGGCTGGTTGAACATTTTGCAGGCCGCGCCGATGCAGTCATTTACCCCAACTGCGTCAGGCAGGATGTTGATTTGTTGGAGACTTACAACGCGGTGGAAGTGATCTGGTTGATCGCGGGAATCGAGGGCGGTGTGCCGGAGGAGGGCGTGCGTTTCTGGCTTGATGTCCCGGGACCCAGGCGTTCGATTGAAGAGGTGCTGCGAACCTGCACCGGACATGGGTTGACTTATCCATTGGTCAAAAAGCGACTGACCACGTTGGCGAATGGCGTGATGATGGTGGCGAGGCGCGCGATGTTTGACCGGACGCATCTGCCCATCGCCATCAAACATGTGCGGCATGAACTCAGCAAGTGGGCGAAACCTGCACCGGCGAAACGATTGAAGCCGATGGAAGGCTCACGTTATGTTCTGCTGGGGACCGGTGCCAAGTCTTTGCGGGCACCGACCCCCGAGTTGATCAATGAAATGGTGCGCATGCTCTCGGAAGCCGGGTTTACGGTTTTGCACAATGTTCTCGATCCATTTGAAGCGGCTCCCGACACCATTCCGCTGTTGTGTTCGCATGAGGAGTTTCTGAGGTTGCGTCTTGCCGGTGTTCCCTTTGTCGGTTGGCGCAGCGGATTGTGTGACATTGCTGCGGCAGCACCTGCGCCGATGTGTGTGTTGTATCCAGCGGTGGACAACTATGCCCGCCCGCCCATGGAGTTGTTTGGCTTCAAGTCAATGAAGGTGCAGTGCAATTGTCAGGAATTCATCTGTGAGGGTATCAGCGATCTTCGTGATCCGGCCATGTTGCAGTTTCTCGAAGAAATTAAAGAATCATGA
- a CDS encoding protoporphyrinogen/coproporphyrinogen oxidase: MSEKFDYVIIGAGMSGVTMARLLQLSGVKSLLVLEAEDQAGGLCQTKKIGNHYLDTGGGHFLCTKHPEVYDFIFSHYAKSEFNYFNRVSTIRIGGSEVDYPLESNIWQLPVEQCADYLISIVRNAEARGAPPPSDFEGWLRWKLGDLVTDNYMIPYNRKIWGVEPTEMDVDWLSKIPRLKVEEIVQQCLKREVLKDTMPSHEVFYYPKSGGFQEIFDAILKPVAEHVLCNTPVETIEKSGDDLLVNGRYLAGKVIVTVPWKTLTRSPIMPQEIKDCAMRLQHNTLMVSLHEEEYTTNAHWTYVPDVNQDSHREFFIRNFAPHSQANGLYRETNVKRWNENTETVYAHKNDYAYPIPVLNWAATIKTILDWGEENGVIGLGRWGQWQYFNSDVCIHQAMKLADRLGYSGWRSALEIPA; encoded by the coding sequence ATGAGCGAAAAATTCGACTATGTTATTATTGGTGCCGGCATGTCCGGTGTTACCATGGCGAGGTTGCTCCAGCTATCTGGAGTGAAATCGTTGCTGGTGCTCGAAGCGGAAGATCAGGCGGGGGGGCTATGCCAGACCAAGAAGATCGGCAATCACTATCTGGATACCGGCGGCGGACACTTCTTGTGCACCAAGCATCCCGAAGTCTACGATTTTATCTTCTCGCACTACGCCAAATCGGAGTTCAACTATTTCAACCGGGTGTCAACCATCCGTATAGGCGGGAGTGAGGTGGACTATCCTTTGGAGTCGAACATCTGGCAGCTTCCTGTGGAGCAGTGCGCCGATTACCTGATTTCCATCGTGAGGAACGCGGAGGCCCGAGGCGCACCGCCGCCATCGGATTTCGAAGGCTGGTTGCGCTGGAAGTTGGGAGATCTGGTCACGGATAACTACATGATTCCCTACAACCGCAAGATCTGGGGCGTGGAGCCTACGGAGATGGATGTTGACTGGCTCAGCAAGATCCCACGGCTCAAGGTGGAGGAAATCGTGCAGCAATGTCTGAAACGTGAGGTGCTCAAGGACACGATGCCCTCCCACGAAGTGTTTTATTATCCGAAATCCGGTGGTTTTCAGGAGATCTTTGATGCCATTCTCAAGCCCGTGGCAGAGCATGTGTTATGCAACACGCCGGTGGAGACGATTGAGAAGTCGGGTGACGACTTGTTGGTCAATGGTCGCTATCTCGCCGGGAAGGTGATAGTGACGGTGCCGTGGAAAACGCTGACCCGTTCGCCGATCATGCCGCAGGAAATCAAAGATTGTGCGATGCGTTTGCAGCACAACACGCTCATGGTTTCGTTGCACGAAGAAGAGTATACGACCAATGCCCATTGGACTTATGTGCCCGATGTGAATCAAGACAGTCACCGTGAGTTTTTTATCCGTAACTTTGCTCCTCACAGTCAGGCAAACGGCCTTTACCGGGAGACCAATGTAAAGCGCTGGAATGAAAACACGGAAACGGTGTATGCCCACAAGAATGACTATGCTTATCCGATTCCAGTTCTGAACTGGGCGGCCACCATCAAGACGATTCTGGATTGGGGTGAGGAAAACGGTGTGATCGGTCTTGGTCGCTGGGGCCAGTGGCAGTATTTCAACTCGGATGTGTGCATTCACCAGGCGATGAAGCTTGCCGACCGCCTCGGATACAGTGGATGGCGTTCCGCGCTGGAAATTCCTGCATGA
- a CDS encoding class I SAM-dependent methyltransferase produces the protein MNAQTELKKSIRKWVPAPLMKAYHGFALRKPKDTPARRQRLRAEALQGTKFPLSRDLLEKLPTLVAHGYPSGNPDLHYQDTDVKTGIACTEAEACLLHHAARLAQPRAAMEIGSYIGWSTVHIAAGLPASSTLTCVDPFLKGGGLHETKDLDAEARFLANIKAGGAQEKVRLAAEKSPQVLDSIAPEGGWDWAFVDGWHMDGQPLKDLIGVLPLITPDAVIFLHDCWGADVRDALSFLLASGWDAHVFDTSNYLTICWKIRPAWMDEYISLGSQPEYVNGVAQARKIFHGLADASLQAIKEAYVQPVAEFVR, from the coding sequence ATGAATGCGCAGACAGAACTGAAAAAATCCATTCGCAAGTGGGTGCCCGCTCCTTTGATGAAGGCCTACCACGGGTTTGCCCTGCGCAAGCCAAAGGATACACCCGCACGTCGTCAGCGTCTGCGCGCGGAGGCATTGCAGGGAACCAAATTCCCGCTTTCCCGTGATCTTCTTGAGAAGTTGCCAACCTTGGTGGCGCATGGGTATCCATCTGGAAATCCCGATCTTCATTATCAGGACACCGACGTAAAAACCGGCATTGCCTGCACCGAGGCGGAGGCTTGTTTGCTTCATCATGCCGCGCGACTGGCGCAGCCGCGAGCAGCAATGGAGATTGGCAGCTACATTGGTTGGAGCACGGTGCACATTGCTGCTGGATTGCCCGCATCGTCGACCCTGACATGTGTGGATCCATTTCTCAAAGGGGGTGGTTTGCATGAGACCAAGGATCTGGATGCCGAGGCGCGATTCCTGGCCAACATCAAAGCAGGTGGGGCGCAGGAGAAGGTGCGTCTCGCAGCAGAAAAATCGCCACAGGTTTTGGACAGCATCGCCCCTGAAGGCGGATGGGACTGGGCATTTGTCGATGGCTGGCACATGGACGGTCAGCCGCTCAAGGACCTCATCGGTGTGCTGCCGTTGATCACTCCCGACGCCGTGATTTTTTTGCATGACTGCTGGGGTGCCGATGTGCGCGACGCGCTTTCCTTCCTGCTGGCCAGCGGTTGGGATGCCCATGTTTTCGACACCTCAAACTATCTCACCATTTGCTGGAAGATCCGCCCCGCATGGATGGATGAGTATATCTCACTGGGCTCACAACCGGAATACGTCAACGGTGTTGCTCAGGCGAGAAAGATTTTCCATGGCCTTGCAGACGCTTCGTTGCAGGCCATCAAAGAAGCCTATGTGCAGCCAGTAGCCGAGTTTGTCCGATGA
- a CDS encoding ABC transporter ATP-binding protein, with protein MTVIKVEDLGKAYRVRHENRERYSTLRDLIAQKASGIIRPSKNKSASSVEEFWAVKNVSFEVKQGEVVGIIGRNGAGKSTLLKLLSRITEPTTGRIRMKGRLATLLEVGTGFHPELTGRENISLSGAICGMTKRDINRRFDEIVEFAEVEKFLDTPVKRYSSGMYLRLAFAVAAHLDPEILIVDEVLAVGDMQFQRKCIRKMEDVAGQGRTVLFVSHQLAAVQAMCSRVLMLDRGTLMMDGDVEGGIAAYMKMSASGEDRDQVCLRDRLDRSGSGVARFVSCEFLHEKAEVERRGNAFLIGEKIGLRLTIESQEPVSDILIGYSVVDMRGTTLFTSHHNDTLDCDELPQGASALESWIAPNNLLPGRYSLRCGLLIGGSASDAISDVIQFEVEPAVGPNGKMPDSRPGMMRFDYSWKLVTSSEPNANANHNHHAADAELPASQSRPSVLV; from the coding sequence ATGACTGTTATCAAGGTAGAAGATTTGGGAAAGGCGTATCGCGTCCGGCATGAAAACCGGGAGCGTTACAGCACCCTGCGTGATCTGATTGCGCAGAAGGCATCGGGGATCATCCGCCCTTCAAAAAACAAGAGCGCCAGCTCGGTGGAAGAGTTCTGGGCGGTGAAGAATGTGTCATTTGAGGTGAAGCAAGGTGAGGTGGTGGGGATCATTGGGCGCAACGGCGCAGGCAAGTCCACCTTGTTGAAGTTGTTGAGCCGGATCACGGAGCCGACCACGGGGCGGATCCGGATGAAAGGTCGGCTGGCAACCCTGTTGGAAGTGGGAACGGGATTCCATCCTGAGTTGACCGGCAGGGAAAACATCAGCTTGAGCGGTGCCATCTGCGGCATGACCAAACGCGACATCAACCGGCGCTTCGATGAGATCGTTGAATTCGCCGAAGTGGAAAAATTTCTCGACACCCCCGTCAAACGTTACTCATCGGGCATGTATCTGCGTCTGGCATTTGCAGTGGCGGCCCATCTTGATCCGGAAATTCTGATTGTGGATGAAGTGCTGGCAGTGGGGGACATGCAGTTCCAGAGAAAGTGCATCCGCAAGATGGAAGATGTGGCGGGGCAGGGACGCACGGTGTTGTTTGTCAGTCATCAACTGGCAGCCGTGCAGGCCATGTGCAGCCGGGTGCTGATGCTTGATCGCGGCACCTTGATGATGGATGGCGATGTCGAGGGCGGCATTGCGGCTTACATGAAGATGTCGGCGTCGGGCGAGGACCGGGATCAGGTTTGTCTGCGTGATCGCCTGGATCGTTCCGGGTCGGGGGTGGCGCGTTTTGTGTCGTGCGAGTTCCTGCATGAAAAAGCCGAAGTGGAACGTCGTGGCAACGCCTTCCTGATTGGCGAAAAAATTGGATTGCGTTTGACCATTGAAAGTCAGGAGCCGGTTTCGGATATCCTTATAGGTTATTCGGTGGTGGACATGAGAGGCACCACCTTGTTCACCTCGCATCACAACGACACTCTTGATTGTGACGAACTTCCGCAAGGTGCCAGCGCGCTGGAATCGTGGATCGCGCCGAACAATCTGCTGCCCGGCAGGTATAGCTTGCGCTGTGGGCTTTTGATTGGCGGTTCCGCCAGTGACGCCATTTCCGATGTGATCCAGTTTGAAGTCGAACCTGCCGTTGGTCCGAACGGGAAAATGCCGGACTCCCGACCTGGAATGATGAGGTTTGACTACTCATGGAAGCTGGTGACCTCCTCCGAACCCAACGCCAACGCCAATCACAACCACCATGCCGCCGACGCCGAACTGCCAGCCAGCCAGTCGCGTCCTTCAGTGTTAGTTTGA